The Plasmodium relictum strain SGS1 genome assembly, chromosome: 4 region ttaaaaatatattattgttcatttattattacaattattattattattcaattcttaaaaaattcataaaacatatatattaaaaagtgtaaaaatgttaattgtattatatatatgccATTATTTTGATTCTATTAgtattttattgtatttatataacaAAGCAATGAAAAACAAATGTATATAAGCTAAAATATGTTTATTAAGTTTCTACAGGAAATTACAAAatatttagaattttttgcaaagatataatattcatttatatatgtattaaaattgaatttatattaaaaataaactagaaaaataataaatatatatatatatatatatattttattttaatatttatttttcttttgttatatattacataatgtaacaaattaaaaatacatagAAAAGAGATAATTTATATGATATTGTATTCAATATAAAGGTATAGATATcacttaaaaatataacagttttttataatataaattatagttAATGGAGAtattcaaaaataattttaaaaaaataattttttatataaatagcATCCTTGGAATTGAAACATATATCGttgtattttaattttttatattactgttttttagtataaatacaaaagttatttttctaatttaacTACATTATATCTTgctataaaaagaaaaatatataaacttcaaaaaaaataaaataaagttaaatTGAAAagactatttttattaataagttataatatttataacagAATAATTACATAgatttcttatatatatatataaattagcACATGAATACtatagtaatatatatagaaaataaacaaataaaatattgtCTACAATTTAAGCTAAAATTAACAagaaatcataaaaaaatgtatacatatatatattttattagtgcttatagaaaaaagaaaacgtATAAACAATAACATAAAACAGCaacttttaaatatataatatgtcAAAAAATGctaaaatttgtttttttttctctttatattattctattcattttcattattcataactattatttattattacatatatatccccttaattttattttttaaagcttatattttaattttatataagaaaaattaaaattttccttGAAAAACATAAGTTCCATtacattataataaaattttacataatttttagttttatactatatgtataaatttttagtaaCTCTTATTTTTGAATATACAACGGtcattaattaaataaataatttactaaaaaaaaaaaaaaaagtaccAATTTTTTTGAAACACACAACTTGTGAAtgcatcttttttttttttttggctcaataaattaaaaaatacacatatataataaaaagttttattatGCATATACatttatgtataaatatatttatatgaatttctttttctattttttttttattttttacttattatTTCTACCTATTTAATTATTAGAAATTGTGTATgctattttaataaaaaaaagaaaaaagaaagttCACTTACATGCGTTCTTATTACGTGTGTACAAatgaaacaaaaataatgcatgttcaaaaaaaaaaaaaaccctAATTTCGCttttacacttttttttttcaaccatatttgttctttttgttctattttttttaattttacttatatttttgattttttatttaaatgacaATTAGGAGACATATaaagaattttataataatctCCACTTTTTTTCATTGTATAGAGATGAAATCTCAGTATATAATCAAGAAAACTTCCAcgttttaataattaaaaattatttttcactaactaaaatatataaaaaaatttttgttcAATTATGTTTGCAAAGTgccataataaaaaagaaagaaaaaatattatatatatatattcattgaaaaatatttgaagTTCATCATTCtgttaaatataatatatttacttctatatatatatatattaaatatgtgCTAATAATCTtgaaataatacaaaatttttcttactattttttaaaaataatattttaataataaataagagatactatttaaaatattaattttaattttaaagttaatgaaaaaatattaaccGAGCTTTTATGAGTTATTAATTTgaacattaataaaaattgggAGCATAGTATTgataaatatacttttttaaatgaaaatctcattaaatgtaaaattttataaatgaaattgaCACAAttctataataaattatggaacaaatttaataattttatagtaTTATGAAAATTAGTTATTTTCTAACATTTAAtagatatataataatataaattaataatattcctttaatttaatattagcatagtatattctttttgtaaaataaattaaaagaaaaaattattttttttttttaaatgaacgacataatagaaaagaaaaaacataaTATTTTCTGTTTGTTTATTTCAGTAAATAGTAGCAgattatacatttttaaatttttctctttatgttattttatctacaccatatttaaaatatatttactatTTAACACtggaaaaaaattaataaaaaaaaaaaattcattttaagtgacataaattaatataacaataaaatattaaaatggAGACATTTTAGTAATGTTAAAAAGtatcttatatatataaatattattcttttcaGACTGTTaacaaattatttatatttctaaaaaataagaatttctttttagtaaaaaaataattgtaatATATACGCACACACGAAATATAAAGCATCAtaataacaaatatatagagaaaacaaatttattaataaaatatcatataattatattttattacgaataaaaacatacattAATTGCTcatgataaaattatataatatatataagcatttgtatttatttatttattttttttttttatattcattccATAACTTATTCAGTTATTATAAACATAAAAGAAGTAAATAAACTAAAATTGTTTATCACAATtaatttgaataaaataatttagggAAATTAATTTGAgatttctctttttcttttacttaaattatattgaattaatttatttgatatatacgacatttttgaaaaaaacaaattaaaattgttaatataataaaaaaaaatatatataaataattttgaaattACAACAAAAATAGaggaattttttaaaaaaacaaaaaacaagtttaaaaaaaaagtctaTAAaggaataaataatatatgtatattaaattttttgtaacaaatattaaaaaagtaatttttttttttttttaatccaCGTGTTATTTTCAatctatttttcttttaatactAATTATCAATacttttcatttctttttcttttatgatcataatttttttttttgcttcttCCAATCTTTTTCTTTCACTTTCTACCCATTCAAAATCTTCAGGAGACATTATTCTGATCGTCATATAAATAGCAAATATACACCAACTAAGAATTAAAAATCcagtaataaaaattttaaattcagTTGAAAATATGGGATTATTTTTatgcttatattttttatatgtatttatatcaatgtttgttattttaaattcaGGTATAATactctctttttttttaatttctaaaAATCTTTTATATTCATCATCCATCTCTTTAACACTTGGTCGTTCATGAGCAtaatactataaaaaaaaaaatatatatatataaataaaaaaataaaattttacatattttttaacaaatattattaagaagttacatatataaattacattAGTAACTTTCTTGGATGATAAATATCTAATTcctttaaaagaaaaagaacatttttttattttccataAAACCATTTTgatttaaacatttttttcatttcttttctttttttttttttttattaatttttcttcattttatttatgtatttatttttttttttttttactcaAAATTATCTATTTcgtttaatttatataaatcctaaaaaaatacatagcaaaaaagtaaaaaataaaataaaataatagaacaaaacaaaataaaagtaaaaataaatatatataaaaaaaagagaaaaaaaaaaaatacaaaacttttttatagactttttatttactatgcaaactttttaaaaaattttgtgcACATTTACTAATAAAACTTcaatgctttttttttttttttttcttttttgaaccagaaaaattaaatgaattttaacacaaaaatataatagaacattgttatatatatatatatatgttattttgtttaatatatatatatatatatattttaaataaaattataaataaattattttgaatatttcaaaaaagaaaaaataattagaaATATAACAAAGTTTTTTcaacaattttttatatttaatatatatatatatatatataaaattatgtatGACACTTAATTTTCAACATTTTATGTAGATGTTAAGTTTATCCCATAATAgcatacatatatttttaaattcatttattatattttttttttatgtttttttttttttttttaattggtTTACATACTTTATTACAATTTTGcatatcttattttttacgAAAGTTtatgataattattttttcataaatatattttgagTTGCACACATACTATATATAATAACCAAAAAGAAATATGaaactttaaaatttttataaataattactaTTCATAACTAAAAGTATgtgaatataattattattatttttttttttttttcttcttaagATATATATTAACATAAAATTACCTTTATAACAATACGTgtgtacattttttttaagatgttgaattttattcttttgcAAAATAGGCAAGGAAAAACCAGATTTTCTAAATGGTTAGAAATGaagtaaaaagaaaattttctaAAGAAATTTCAaagtattttattattttttctactttTACAAAGGTACATTAATTGCAATGAAACTAAGcaaaagaaaatagaaagggatataaacaaaattttaataaatagaaGCAGATCCTAtgcaaatatatttatttatgaaaattttaaaattgtaTATAGATTATACGCAGGTTAGAATGTTATATACAATAAGGAAAAATAAtcaaatacaaataaaaataaagttcaAAAAGGATATTATGTATATGTCGATACAATAAGtagtttataattttttaaacaatttctttttttttttttattgtaggATTATATTTTGTTGTATGCATTGAAAATGAAAACGAATTATACATTTTGGAATTCATTCATTTTATGGCTCAATTATTAGACAATTTCTTTACTAATGTTTGCGAGCtagatttattatttaattttcattttctgtattatttttttgataatattatattaggaggatatatatatgaagttaataaaaatattatattagataaaataaataaaattaaaaagctcatataaatttaaaaaaaaaaaatttaatttaaaaagttttgttgttttaaaatttaatattaattttaacccaaataataaattatgttTTTGAATGCATATCAATATTTCTTggatatatatatctttttctttattttctttttttttgtcttttcATATTGGTATTTTTCCGTATATTTTTGAAGTCATgtacttttaaaatttctattttacAAGTTCGCTTTTTGTTAAAACTTTTTTAGATAATTTAATTCGTATATATTTACTTGtttgtgtatatatatatatatatatattttttttttttttaatatatatatttaaatattaaattataaaactttatataaaaagaaaaacctTATTTTTAAAGATGCATAGAATTCCGACAAATATTataatcttaaaaaaaaaaatgaataaaaaaaattataacgaTTCTATTAAaagtaatattaaatatattcttaattttttattaaaagataaaataaaatggcttttaaaaaatgattaaaaaaatatattaaaaaaatactccttcaaaatgtaataaaaaaaaagatcaaAAATAGAATGATTCATAGAagtgtttaaaaaaataaaaaaaaattaaaaaaataaaaaacaaacaaaaaataaaaaacaaaaatatctTATGAAAAGccgataatataaaattatatagataaaatttgcattatgcatatataaaatggtggttttgtatatattaaaaaaagtgaaattttcttttaataatgaagaagatTTTTCTTGATAAACCTTCCGATAATTTATTtagaattttaaaaaaatacgaAAGTTCTACtaaactaaaaattaaagaatatgtagaatgtttaaaaaatttatctaaCCATAAAAAGTTATTAAGGATAGATATGAATGgaagagagaaaaaaatCAGCAAGTACTTTTTTgataagaataaatatatatatgtgaaaAATAAAGACGATATAAAATCGTTTGAAAACAAAGAGAAAAGAGAAAATACAAAcatatttgttataaaaaaaagtttaaaaaaagaaagaaaattacATAAATCGTTAAAAGTATTTAAAGATACATATGATTTATCACAAgaagaaattatatatatgaaattcatatacaaaataaaaataaagaatatattttcactaataaataatttgagaaaaaatatttacatagataagcaaaaagaaaaaatattgttaAATTGCATATACAAATATTTAAGTTATAATTGTTAtgttttatcaaaaaatgagttttttttttttatttatattttccctcaacaaataaaatattcaaataagGTTATGTATTATATAACTAGTCTATTggataatgataatataaatataaatgaatttattaCTCTAATCActgaaattaatttattgtaCATTAATTATCATATTAGAGATAAATATATTGATTATTTAAAccgaaatataaataatataaatatacttcatatatttgatatattAACTAAAGGGTCCTATGTATttactattttattaaattattcttatgaaaaaaaatattttatctttatagAAAATTTACTGAAtgtaataaaagaaaaaaaaattgtctttaatgaagaaataaaatataaatacttaaattttatttcagattacgtaaataataatatttattcgAATACTTTTTTTAGTGATGTATATActtcattatataaaaaaatatttttagaaaattatgattatataaaagatattgATTATATTAAAAGTGTAATTAAATTAACCAACCACGATATCATATTAAggaatattaataatatattattgaaGAAAAACAGACAGACAATTTTAtgtaatgataaaaatattaaaataaaagtgtTTCCATCTTATTTAGAGGAagcaaaagaaaataaagtaCATGGAATAGATATAAATTCCAATTAcaatgataattttaattcaaataacGTTAAAAAcgaaaaagataatataaatgcaTTGTGTAACagcattaataaaataaaaaatttaaacataaaagagaatttttttgaggaaaaaaaaaataattcaaattatttaAGTGAAGTTTCAtcagaaaacaaaaataaaataaattatgcaAATGTAGAAATgcatacaaaaaaaaactgtgtaaatataaataatgacaattctcattttaaaaaaatagaatataaaaaaagtaaaaatatgtgTATTAGTaacaataaagaaaatatttttaataataataataatgaaaaccTCATATATGAAGAAAAGCTAATCCAAAATAGGGAATCTATGAACTGTAAAtttcaaacaaaaaaaaatatattttgttttacttATCCATgggataaaataaaaaatatgaagtatgaagaattaaaagaaaaatataaaatatcaaCAAAAATAACtgacaaaaatataaaaattttattgaaatttctaaaaatatcTTTTCATTCCAAAAACTCTTATTTAGATGAgatatttgataaaaaaaatatattccaAATAATGTCTAGTATAAAAAATAGGAATTtgaaatatgataaaaataatgaaaattttgtaaaattgTTTTATCAATTTGTTGATAAGTGGAATCATATAAGTATAAAGAAAactattaatgaaaattgtATTAGatcatttgaaaaaaaagaaacagaGGAAAAAAAGATAACAGATAAACTGGAAAATAAATCTTCACCTTCATGTATTATAGCAAATACAAAAACTGAtgtaaaaaaggaaaatattaaaatagacataaataaaaaaaaaaaaagtagttATACGAACTTCAATTATTATTTAGTATCatctaatataaaaaaggagcccaatttatatgaaaaaaaggaTGCACTTTTACATGAATGCtttaataattcattagaatatcaaattaaaaataatttttttagctttaatttagaaaaaaaaaataataataatattttaaatttagttaacaatatttattttaatttagactataataataaaatttattataaatctCAAATAAACTCCacttcaaaatttttatattatctttgCTATTCTTTTAACtcatattttgaaaatataaaaaataatgatacaagatataaaattataaacttagattgttttataaaaactttttatgaaatatttacgtttgttttaaagaatattaatcttataaatatttccaattatttttatatttttgtttccTTATCTAAATTTGTTAATGCTCCACTAGTTACAGGTGGagatgaaaagaaaaataataaaaacgattATAATAGTAGAATATcagttttattatatattatacatttaataaaaaaatatgaatataacaatataaaaaatatattagatgataaaaataatcaaaattactttttatatagTGAATATGATAAGAATAATATGagtaaatacaaaaaattgaGTTATGATATTCTTCATGAAAGCAttcttaataattttaaattagataatatatatatttctaacgtaataaaaaatgaaagattACTTAAAAAAGACTCAGCACAtgatttagaaaataaaaacgatgtaaaatatataaataacacAAATGccaaaaatgataataataacaataatataattattatgaataataatttaaattcattattttataattatatatttattaatagctacaattttattataatgtttttaaacaattattttgattttaCTAACtttaaattgaaaaaatttttaattagtatattttatttatataaaatgattCCATccaatataaaatttatatatcatTTAGAATCAAAGTTGTATAATAACCACATAAATTTTGTTAATAgatatttctatatatttaacggagtaaatgaaaataaaaggttattaaataaagaatatgtagcattaattaaagaatattatttaaaagaatgtAGTTATAATAACTTAATTTATTCAGAAAACCTTAtctataattataaatataacattTATGATAATAtcgaaaatatatttcaaaaaaaaaaacatttttttttactagaAGATactttaaattttacttttatatacagtttaaataaattttactaTTCTACAATATATTATGATATTTCTAAACATTTATACAAATTTGACATAATATtcttaaatgaaaaaattaaaacgttgttattttttttattttttcaatgtAAAAGTGTATATAAGCCTCTTTCCTTTTTGTTGCTATCTGAGATTATGAAATATGATTGTATCAAAAATTCAGGaagaattaatttatatattttatgtaatctcatattaatattaattaaagatagcaaaattaaaataaaaaatactatttatattaaaagaaaatacagTAAATTTCattgtaattattttttcccATTAGAGatatttgttttaaaaaatttattaattttcgttgaaaaaaaaataaaaaatttagaaaaaaatattgaatcaAGAGAAGATAGaacaaaaagtataaaagaaaaaatgaatgtATATAACCCtttcatatttaatttaaagtaTTTTAAAGATGATTTCAAAATGAATATTCCATTATTAATTAAACTATATAAACAATATTGTCAAATAAAAAgtgtaaaagaaaaaaataatataaatagcggtttctcttcttttttttattttgatgaTGCAATAGAATcagaaatttttaaaaattctttaaattttttatcttatgATTATGTAACTGAAAATTTTCACATACCTAAAAAATCATTATATTATGATATATTGTgccattttaaaaaaaataacataaatattctttaatttaaattatttcaaattattttttcttttttttttttttttatttattataaatatatatatatatatataatatatatgtattttttatttattattttgttataattcaaaattaaaaaaaaaaaatatttgtatacataaatttagacatataattaaaattaaattttaataaaaatgaaataagaaatatgaaaaataaaggaacaattgttattacatatatgcataaatatataagaatCTTCTTTTACATTTACgttaagaaatattaaatacatataaaaaaagattattaaatgaaatttttttttttttttttatttcattttgtttaaaattatttacctATAAggttttcttaatttttataaataattttctataCCCTCTTCTATCAATGtgtaacatatttttttatttatattttctttcttaCGTTCTTTACTCATTCTTGtatatttctaaaaatttcTGAATACTTTCTTTTATTTGATCCTCTACTTCCGATAAATCACAATTCccttgaattttttttaaaacatctCCATAGTTATTATCTAGGTAAGCAAAATATTGTTTTTCAAAATCCTGAACTTTATCAATAGGCAAATTAGCTAAATAATCTTTTGTTGCTGCATAAATTAAGCATATTTGGTAACTTATACTAACTGGTGAAtattgtttttgttttaaaatcTCAGTAagtatttttcctttttctatTAACTTTTTAGTTGATGCATCTAAATCTGAACCAAATTGTGAAAAGGCAACAATTTCTCTAAATTGAGCTAATTCTAATTTCATAGAAGAAGCCAATTTTTTCATGCACTTATATTGAGCACTACTTCCAATTCTTGAAACACTTAATCCAACATTGATAGCCGGTATAATTcctttataaaataattcacTTTCTAAAAAGATTTGTCCATCAGTAATTGAAATGACATTAGTAGGGATATAAGCGGATACATCATTATTTAAAGTTTCTATAATTGGTAGAGCAGTCAAACTGCCACCCTTTAAgttatcatttaattttgatGATCTTTCAAGTAATTTTGaatgtatataaaatatatctcCTGGATAAGCTTCTCTACCTGGGGGTCTCCTTAAAAGTAAAGATAATTGCCTATATGCAACTGCTTGTTTACTTAAATCatcaaaaattattaaagcaTGTTTTCCATTATCTCTAAAAAATTCAGCCATTGCACAACCCGTGTAAGGTGCTAAAAATTGAAGAGGTGATGCATCTGACGCACTTGAATTAACTATTATTGTATATTTTAGTgcatcatatttttttaaaagatttaCCAATTTAgctatattactttttttttgtcctATAGCTACATATACACaatatactttttcattatcaCTTACTtgatcatttatatttttctggtGTATAATTGCATCTATGGCTATAGCTGTTTTCCCCGTTTGTCTATCTCCTATTATTAATTCTCTTTGCCCTCTTCCTATTGGAACTAAACTATCAATACACTTAATTCCAGTAATAATAGATTCATTTACACTTTTTCTTGCTATAATACCAGGTGCCTTTATCtctatttttcttctttcctttgttacaatttttttttctccatCTATTTCATTACCTAAAGCATCTACGACTCTTCCTAATAATTCATAACCAACATTTACATCAATAATTCTATTCGTTCTTTTTATTACATCtccttcttttatatttctatCATTACCAAATATAACAATACCTACATTATCATATTCTAAATTAGTTGCCATTCCATATGTTATATTTCCTTTATCTTCTTCATTATGTATTTCTACTAATTCAGAAGattttacattatttaatCCAAAAGCTCTGCATATACCATCTCCTACACTCAAAACATATCCAACTTCATTTGAAGAAGTTTTaaaatcaaaattttcaaactttttttctaaaattttgGATATTTCTATGGGACTTATTTTTGTTgagtattttaaaaaacagCTATTCCAtaattctttctttttcaaaatattacTCAAGTTTCTTCTTAGTTGCTTATTCAATTGAAacatttttacaaaaaaaaaaggatactttatttaaaatatataatctttaaaaaaacaaaaaaaaaaaaaaaaatagtttttgaaacatataatttttaaatatttatcttttttatcctatatttttatacttgtatttttttatattggatattatttaaaaaaaaaaaaaaaataaaacttaaACTTTTTTATCTTACACTTCAACtttttataatagaaaattttaaaattaaaaattataaaaatttattttttatgcacatacatacatatatatatatatatatcttataaaagttttaattaaaaaataaggaaataataagtattaattaaaaaaaaaatttatcttttatatttttttttaaactttctactaaaattttttaaaaaaaaaaaataccttttttaaataaagttacatttaaaagaaaaacaaattttaataaatataaaaaaaaaaatatatttaaaaaaaaattataaacgcatatatatatatatatatatagaacataagtattaaataatgttatatac contains the following coding sequences:
- a CDS encoding AP-2 complex subunit sigma, putative, which encodes MLNFILLQNRQGKTRFSKWYINCNETKQKKIERDINKILINRSRSYANIFIYENFKIVYRLYAGLYFVVCIENENELYILEFIHFMAQLLDNFFTNVCELDLLFNFHFLYYFFDNIILGGYIYEVNKNIILDKINKIKKLI
- a CDS encoding ATP synthase F1, alpha subunit, putative, whose translation is MFQLNKQLRRNLSNILKKKELWNSCFLKYSTKISPIEISKILEKKFENFDFKTSSNEVGYVLSVGDGICRAFGLNNVKSSELVEIHNEEDKGNITYGMATNLEYDNVGIVIFGNDRNIKEGDVIKRTNRIIDVNVGYELLGRVVDALGNEIDGEKKIVTKERRKIEIKAPGIIARKSVNESIITGIKCIDSLVPIGRGQRELIIGDRQTGKTAIAIDAIIHQKNINDQVSDNEKVYCVYVAIGQKKSNIAKLVNLLKKYDALKYTIIVNSSASDASPLQFLAPYTGCAMAEFFRDNGKHALIIFDDLSKQAVAYRQLSLLLRRPPGREAYPGDIFYIHSKLLERSSKLNDNLKGGSLTALPIIETLNNDVSAYIPTNVISITDGQIFLESELFYKGIIPAINVGLSVSRIGSSAQYKCMKKLASSMKLELAQFREIVAFSQFGSDLDASTKKLIEKGKILTEILKQKQYSPVSISYQICLIYAATKDYLANLPIDKVQDFEKQYFAYLDNNYGDVLKKIQGNCDLSEVEDQIKESIQKFLEIYKNE